One window of Thermodesulfovibrio aggregans genomic DNA carries:
- the hypE gene encoding hydrogenase expression/formation protein HypE, translated as MDRILLGHGSGGKLMHELIKNYIAPVFEIPSLMDSAVVSINHSNKLAITTDSYTVSPIFFPGGNIGELAINGTVNDLAVVGAIPLYLTVGFILEEGFPISDFEKILKSIAESAKKAEVKIVAGDTKVVDKGKGDGIFINTSGVGVLPEGVELSPLKIEVGDKVIISGSVGNHGIAVMSERNGFVFEPPVLSDTRALNGLISEILKEFAPYVKVMRDPTRGGVATTLKELALDSGKDILIYENAIPIHDTVRGACELLGLDPLYVANEGIFIAIVKSEVAEEMLQLMKKHPFGLESAIIGEVTGPGGKVLLKTYIGGTRIVDMLPGEQLPRIC; from the coding sequence GTGGATAGAATTCTTCTTGGACATGGAAGTGGTGGAAAACTAATGCATGAACTTATAAAAAATTACATTGCACCTGTCTTTGAAATTCCTTCACTGATGGATTCAGCAGTAGTCTCCATTAATCATTCAAACAAATTAGCCATAACCACTGATTCCTACACTGTCTCTCCCATATTCTTTCCAGGTGGTAACATTGGAGAATTAGCAATAAATGGTACTGTGAATGATCTTGCCGTTGTCGGTGCCATACCTCTTTATTTAACAGTAGGTTTTATTCTTGAGGAAGGGTTTCCAATATCTGACTTTGAAAAAATTTTGAAAAGTATTGCTGAATCAGCAAAAAAAGCAGAGGTAAAAATAGTTGCAGGAGATACAAAGGTTGTTGATAAAGGAAAGGGAGATGGAATTTTTATAAATACTTCAGGAGTTGGAGTTTTACCTGAAGGAGTTGAACTTTCGCCTCTTAAGATAGAAGTTGGTGATAAGGTTATAATAAGCGGATCTGTTGGCAATCATGGTATTGCTGTGATGAGTGAAAGAAATGGTTTTGTCTTTGAGCCTCCAGTTTTAAGTGACACAAGAGCTTTAAATGGTTTAATTTCAGAAATACTGAAAGAGTTTGCTCCCTATGTGAAAGTAATGCGTGATCCAACACGAGGTGGGGTGGCAACAACTCTAAAAGAGCTTGCCCTTGACTCGGGTAAAGATATTCTAATCTATGAAAATGCAATTCCTATTCATGATACAGTACGGGGAGCATGTGAACTACTGGGACTTGATCCTCTTTATGTTGCAAATGAAGGTATTTTTATTGCCATTGTAAAATCAGAAGTAGCAGAAGAGATGCTGCAACTTATGAAAAAACATCCCTTTGGCTTAGAATCTGCCATAATAGGTGAAGTAACGGGACCAGGAGGCAAAGTATTACTTAAAACATATATTGGAGGCACAAGAATAGTTGATATGCTTCCAGGAGAGCAGTTACCGAGAATATGTTGA
- the argH gene encoding argininosuccinate lyase, whose translation MKKPWGGRFREGTAKTLEKFSQSVSFDSRLWKEDIEGSRAHARMLHKQGIINEKELKQILKGLSEIEKEINEGKFQFKEELEDVHMNIERALIEKIGSAGAKLHTARSRNDQVATDLRFYLRAKVQELIEQITELEKNFLTLAEKNIDTIMPGYTHLQKAQPVLLSHHLLAYAWMFERDRQRLIETLKRINQCPLGACAIAGTSLPIDREFTAKELGFDGVIPNSMDAVSDRDFVLDVLYCGAVIMMHLSRLAEEIVLWATDEFKFIELPDRFSTGSSMMPQKKNPDPAELIRGKTGRVYGNLISLLTTMKGLPLTYNRDMQEDKEPVFDTVDTVSMSLKIINEMLPEIKFNNEVMREASQKGYTTATDFAEYLVKKGIPFRNAHEITGKIVLYCIEKGKSLADLSIKEFKKFSDKIDRDVYEILTPEGSIDAKISYGSTSKKSVKEQIKLLRKKLKE comes from the coding sequence ATGAAAAAACCTTGGGGTGGAAGGTTTAGGGAAGGTACAGCTAAGACACTGGAGAAATTTTCCCAATCTGTATCTTTTGATAGCAGACTCTGGAAGGAAGATATAGAAGGTAGCAGAGCACATGCCAGAATGCTACATAAACAGGGTATTATCAATGAAAAAGAACTCAAGCAGATTTTAAAAGGGCTTTCTGAGATAGAGAAGGAAATTAACGAAGGCAAGTTCCAATTCAAAGAAGAGCTTGAAGATGTTCACATGAACATTGAAAGAGCTCTGATTGAAAAGATCGGCTCTGCTGGTGCGAAACTTCATACTGCCCGTTCAAGGAATGATCAGGTTGCCACTGACCTGAGATTTTATCTTAGAGCAAAGGTCCAGGAACTTATAGAACAGATAACAGAGCTTGAAAAAAACTTCCTCACCCTTGCTGAAAAAAATATTGATACAATAATGCCGGGATACACCCATTTACAGAAGGCTCAACCTGTGCTTCTTTCTCACCATCTTTTAGCCTACGCATGGATGTTTGAAAGAGACAGACAAAGACTCATTGAGACATTGAAAAGAATAAATCAGTGCCCTCTTGGTGCCTGTGCCATAGCAGGAACATCACTTCCAATTGATAGAGAATTCACAGCAAAAGAACTTGGCTTTGATGGAGTAATACCAAACAGTATGGATGCTGTCTCAGATAGAGATTTTGTACTTGATGTTTTATACTGTGGTGCGGTGATAATGATGCATCTAAGCAGATTGGCTGAAGAGATAGTACTATGGGCAACAGATGAGTTCAAGTTCATAGAACTGCCTGACAGATTTTCAACTGGCTCAAGCATGATGCCTCAGAAGAAAAATCCAGACCCCGCAGAACTTATAAGGGGTAAAACAGGAAGAGTTTATGGAAACTTGATTTCTTTGCTTACAACAATGAAAGGACTTCCTCTTACATACAATAGAGACATGCAGGAAGACAAAGAACCTGTGTTCGATACAGTTGATACAGTAAGCATGAGCCTTAAGATAATCAACGAGATGCTTCCTGAAATCAAGTTCAACAACGAAGTAATGAGAGAAGCTTCCCAGAAGGGTTACACAACTGCCACAGACTTTGCAGAGTATCTTGTAAAAAAAGGGATTCCATTCAGAAATGCTCATGAAATTACAGGTAAAATTGTTCTTTACTGTATTGAAAAAGGGAAAAGTCTTGCAGACTTAAGTATAAAGGAGTTTAAGAAATTTTCCGATAAAATTGACAGAGATGTCTACGAGATATTGACACCAGAAGGCTCAATTGATGCAAAAATCTCCTATGGAAGCACTTCAAAAAAGAGTGTAAAGGAACAAATAAAATTGCTAAGGAAGAAATTGAAGGAATGA
- a CDS encoding LPS-assembly protein LptD translates to MRHKTMTTVLLIALIVILKASISSAVEIVSETLERFEKEKKLIAIGDVYMSDGTFDLKAQKVIYYEDTADIEAFGDLYYDDDEITVWAEEGKFNRDKKTGFLKNALLHIKKQDMWIKASEIERLNEIKYKAKKATFSTCEPEPDSAQPWCFTGEFVDLVVDDTLTSKITTFKVKDVPILFSPVFWGPGGTTKKSGFLPFKFGNSNTRGIRLSPAYYLVIDSNKDATFYIDYFSKVGLGKGIEYRYMDFDTKGMWYGYQIKDRKLNKNYMELRGIHLQKFKGIDLLADINYVNKNDFYREYGDVRSASSTYLFKEYSKDLSARYDRFLQSSVEVSLPGVQSRFYLLGQGWKDLKEGGTSPPVKAELGYVVYPYRLGQFNVNFNTNVAEFYKEDGLKGQIFEINPQISYSTGDSIKLSQTLELKEIFYNLEKTAPYEDVSHREMLQYNAKAFMRFYKRTANFSHLIEPFMEGVLIGVSGKPPILTSSEIIDDTALIRAGIYNKLNFRSFTTEARIAEVYDFRAKNEWDKLYPVLLEARISFWKINLGFDTYQNISKKRMERFNSYIGFSPDETTSLSLSQRYTKYGALSPAYIWSPTLRDQYNSQETEDGIKTYAITVAKKLSERWSFTANLNYDAKGAGLRDSSLNLRYAEKCWAANVSITRRPVEIEGRQTSEFSFLVIFELKGLGPIRVYERSSSS, encoded by the coding sequence ATGAGACATAAAACTATGACAACTGTCTTGTTAATTGCTCTAATTGTTATTTTAAAAGCATCTATTTCATCAGCTGTAGAGATAGTTTCCGAAACTTTAGAACGATTTGAAAAAGAAAAAAAACTTATTGCAATCGGTGATGTTTATATGAGTGATGGGACATTTGATCTTAAGGCTCAGAAAGTGATTTATTATGAAGATACGGCTGATATAGAGGCATTTGGAGATCTTTATTATGACGATGATGAGATTACTGTCTGGGCTGAAGAAGGAAAGTTTAATAGAGATAAAAAAACAGGGTTTTTAAAAAATGCTCTTCTTCATATAAAAAAGCAGGATATGTGGATAAAAGCATCTGAGATTGAAAGATTAAATGAGATTAAATATAAAGCTAAAAAGGCAACTTTCTCCACCTGTGAGCCAGAGCCAGACAGTGCTCAACCGTGGTGTTTTACAGGTGAGTTTGTTGATCTTGTGGTTGATGATACATTAACATCCAAAATTACCACATTTAAAGTAAAAGATGTGCCTATTCTTTTTTCGCCTGTATTTTGGGGACCAGGAGGCACCACAAAAAAATCAGGATTTTTACCCTTTAAATTTGGAAACTCAAACACTCGCGGAATTCGTTTAAGTCCTGCCTATTATCTTGTAATAGATAGCAATAAAGATGCTACATTTTATATTGATTATTTTTCAAAGGTTGGCCTTGGCAAAGGAATTGAGTACAGATATATGGATTTTGATACAAAAGGAATGTGGTATGGATATCAGATTAAGGACAGAAAACTTAATAAAAATTATATGGAGTTAAGGGGAATTCATCTTCAGAAATTTAAGGGAATTGACCTTCTTGCAGATATAAACTATGTCAATAAAAATGACTTTTACAGAGAGTATGGAGATGTTCGTTCAGCTTCGAGCACCTACCTTTTTAAAGAATACAGTAAGGACCTTTCAGCAAGATATGATAGATTTTTACAGTCTTCTGTAGAAGTTTCTCTACCGGGAGTTCAGTCAAGATTTTATTTACTCGGACAGGGATGGAAAGATTTAAAAGAAGGAGGTACAAGCCCACCGGTAAAAGCAGAGCTTGGATATGTTGTTTATCCGTACAGACTTGGACAATTCAATGTAAACTTTAATACCAATGTGGCTGAGTTTTATAAAGAAGACGGACTGAAAGGGCAGATATTTGAAATAAATCCTCAAATAAGTTATAGCACAGGAGACAGCATTAAGCTATCACAAACTCTGGAATTAAAGGAAATATTTTACAATCTTGAAAAAACCGCTCCCTATGAAGATGTCTCTCATAGAGAAATGCTTCAATACAATGCAAAAGCCTTTATGAGATTTTATAAAAGAACAGCAAACTTCTCTCATCTAATTGAACCATTTATGGAAGGAGTTTTAATTGGAGTAAGCGGTAAACCTCCTATTTTAACAAGTTCTGAAATAATTGATGACACAGCATTAATTAGAGCGGGAATTTACAATAAATTGAATTTCAGAAGTTTTACAACAGAAGCAAGAATTGCAGAAGTATATGACTTCAGGGCAAAAAATGAATGGGATAAACTATATCCTGTTTTGCTGGAGGCGAGGATATCATTCTGGAAAATTAACTTGGGATTTGATACATATCAAAATATATCAAAAAAAAGGATGGAAAGATTTAATAGCTACATAGGCTTTTCTCCAGATGAGACAACATCTCTGTCATTAAGTCAGAGATATACAAAATATGGCGCACTTTCTCCTGCCTATATCTGGTCTCCAACATTGAGAGATCAGTACAATTCACAGGAAACAGAGGATGGCATAAAAACATATGCCATAACAGTAGCGAAAAAACTATCGGAAAGATGGTCTTTTACAGCAAATTTAAATTACGATGCTAAAGGTGCTGGATTGAGAGACAGTTCATTAAATCTGAGATATGCTGAGAAATGCTGGGCAGCTAATGTTTCGATCACAAGAAGACCTGTGGAAATCGAGGGAAGGCAAACCTCTGAATTTAGCTTTCTTGTAATTTTTGAACTAAAAGGATTGGGACCAATAAGAGTTTATGAACGCAGTAGTAGTTCTTAA
- a CDS encoding peptidylprolyl isomerase yields MFKNFLLFILSIIFFTVSAEAEENKFFVDKVVAVVNREVITWSELYKFMEFNAKDEIKALNPDEKFKYFKAHEEEFLEKLIDTKLQIEEAEKYGIFVSDSEIEGAINEIKRKYNLTDEGFMETLKKEGMSLSDYKKMLKEQIIIGRALNSLVRSKIVVTDSEINGYISAHPELVCDDEGYYVSQIFIKKRESSEELKDKINEVYKRLIQGESFSKVASQLSEDISAKSGGAIGLLKKGEIAKELSNLFSKMNVGQISEPMMTDRGVFIFKLDGVCFRKDSTELINYVKGLLEEERFKKEYKLWTRGLRQRAYIEIMD; encoded by the coding sequence TTGTTCAAAAATTTTTTATTGTTTATTTTGTCAATAATTTTTTTTACTGTGTCAGCAGAGGCAGAGGAAAATAAATTTTTTGTTGACAAAGTTGTAGCTGTAGTTAACAGAGAAGTGATTACATGGAGCGAACTCTACAAATTTATGGAGTTCAATGCAAAGGATGAAATTAAAGCTCTAAATCCTGATGAAAAATTTAAGTACTTCAAAGCCCATGAGGAAGAATTCCTTGAAAAACTAATTGATACAAAACTTCAGATTGAAGAAGCAGAAAAATATGGAATTTTTGTCTCTGATAGTGAGATAGAGGGAGCAATAAATGAAATAAAGAGAAAATACAACCTCACTGACGAAGGTTTCATGGAAACTCTTAAAAAAGAGGGTATGAGTCTTAGTGATTACAAAAAAATGCTCAAAGAACAGATAATAATCGGGAGAGCATTGAACTCACTTGTAAGAAGCAAAATTGTTGTTACCGATTCAGAAATCAATGGATACATCTCAGCTCATCCTGAGTTAGTTTGCGATGATGAAGGATACTATGTTAGTCAGATATTTATCAAAAAAAGAGAAAGTTCTGAGGAGTTAAAAGACAAAATAAATGAAGTGTATAAAAGACTTATTCAGGGTGAGTCTTTTAGCAAAGTTGCCTCTCAACTTAGTGAGGATATATCAGCTAAGTCTGGAGGAGCAATTGGGCTTTTGAAAAAGGGTGAAATTGCTAAAGAACTATCTAATCTTTTTTCAAAGATGAATGTAGGACAAATAAGTGAACCAATGATGACAGACAGGGGAGTGTTTATATTTAAACTTGACGGAGTTTGTTTCAGAAAAGACTCAACAGAACTTATAAACTATGTTAAAGGCCTTTTAGAAGAGGAAAGATTCAAAAAAGAATATAAGCTCTGGACGAGAGGACTTCGTCAGAGAGCTTATATTGAAATTATGGATTAG
- a CDS encoding fibronectin type III domain-containing protein, with protein MKYIRTLVKSFMPAYVLICLLILLSLTACGRKLDPTLEDYLQPEPVNELNLTAYYDKIVISWSYPEKNRAKLSSFLIERENSGQIKSLHLNPELNSFEDRDFIFGQTYRYRIFAINKKGIYSKPIENSITPKKLPEVSEIQYKITQDGVLLSWKSENSVMYNIYKIDGQKQKIGTTDKKSLLVEENFKNQAIQESLTYLITPYIAESNIYIEGEGSEIKVPVAEFIPSKPEEVFWTVNENGVYISWREVPEKWIKGYKVYRKTASDSDFILIGDTMIPLFFDVEYNINNLKSPVFYRILSAGPLKESEPFEIKVEVQSG; from the coding sequence ATGAAATATATCAGAACATTGGTAAAATCTTTTATGCCAGCATATGTCTTAATTTGTCTTCTTATCTTACTATCTCTCACAGCCTGCGGAAGAAAGTTGGATCCTACACTTGAAGACTATCTTCAGCCAGAGCCTGTTAATGAATTAAATCTAACAGCTTATTATGATAAAATCGTAATCTCATGGAGTTATCCTGAAAAAAATAGAGCCAAACTTAGCAGTTTCCTCATTGAAAGAGAAAATTCAGGACAGATTAAATCCCTGCATCTAAATCCTGAATTAAACTCTTTTGAAGACAGAGATTTTATATTTGGTCAAACATACCGATACAGAATATTTGCAATTAATAAAAAAGGAATTTACAGTAAGCCAATTGAAAACAGTATAACTCCCAAAAAACTCCCTGAAGTAAGTGAAATTCAGTATAAAATTACACAGGATGGTGTATTGCTTTCATGGAAGTCAGAAAATTCAGTAATGTATAACATCTATAAAATCGATGGACAAAAACAAAAAATTGGAACAACTGACAAGAAGTCACTTTTAGTCGAAGAAAATTTCAAAAATCAAGCTATTCAAGAATCCTTAACCTACCTTATTACTCCATACATCGCTGAGTCCAATATTTACATTGAAGGTGAAGGAAGTGAAATAAAAGTGCCTGTAGCAGAGTTTATTCCATCAAAACCTGAAGAAGTTTTCTGGACAGTTAATGAAAATGGTGTTTACATCTCATGGAGAGAAGTACCTGAAAAATGGATTAAAGGTTATAAGGTTTATCGCAAAACAGCCAGTGATTCAGATTTTATCCTGATCGGAGATACAATGATTCCATTGTTTTTTGATGTAGAGTATAATATTAATAACTTGAAATCACCTGTTTTTTATAGAATTTTATCAGCAGGTCCTTTAAAGGAAAGCGAACCTTTTGAAATAAAAGTGGAGGTGCAGAGTGGATAG
- the truB gene encoding tRNA pseudouridine(55) synthase TruB: MNAVVVLNKTKGITSQDAVTTVKRILKVKKAGHAGTLDPMATGILIVCLNEATKIAPMLMELEKEYVFKARFGIATDTHDAEGRVIREVDSFELNRTKLEEILKKYTGEIIQTPPMYSAVKLEGQPLYKLARKGIEVERKPKKVFIHLFNIEEFNPPFVTFRVVCSKGTYVRALCHDIGEELGMGAHIVELERTRVGKFTVENSIDSERLKKLYEKGLENKLSVSGILNIDSALYFIPSVTINDTLIRRFINGNSIKIPSGIVPAGWVKVKDKTGRILGIGFGNGVIIKPERIIWEEVS; this comes from the coding sequence ATGAACGCAGTAGTAGTTCTTAATAAAACAAAAGGAATTACAAGCCAGGATGCTGTTACAACTGTAAAAAGGATTTTGAAGGTTAAAAAAGCCGGACATGCTGGCACACTTGACCCCATGGCAACAGGCATTCTGATTGTGTGTCTGAATGAAGCAACAAAAATTGCACCAATGCTTATGGAACTTGAAAAAGAATATGTTTTCAAAGCAAGATTTGGAATAGCAACAGATACCCATGATGCTGAGGGAAGAGTCATAAGAGAAGTTGATAGTTTTGAACTTAATAGAACTAAGTTAGAGGAAATACTAAAAAAATATACAGGTGAGATCATACAAACTCCACCAATGTATTCGGCAGTCAAATTAGAGGGACAACCTCTCTATAAGCTTGCAAGAAAGGGAATTGAAGTTGAAAGAAAACCAAAAAAAGTTTTTATTCATCTGTTTAACATTGAAGAGTTTAACCCACCTTTTGTTACATTTAGAGTAGTATGCAGTAAAGGAACATATGTAAGAGCATTATGTCATGACATTGGTGAAGAACTGGGTATGGGTGCCCATATAGTAGAACTTGAAAGGACAAGGGTGGGAAAATTCACAGTGGAAAATTCAATTGATTCTGAAAGATTAAAAAAATTATATGAGAAAGGATTAGAAAATAAGCTCTCAGTTTCAGGCATCTTAAACATTGACAGTGCTTTATACTTTATCCCGTCTGTAACAATAAATGATACACTGATTAGAAGATTTATTAACGGTAACTCTATTAAGATACCCTCAGGAATTGTTCCTGCAGGATGGGTGAAAGTAAAAGACAAAACAGGCAGAATACTTGGAATAGGTTTTGGTAATGGTGTGATCATAAAACCAGAAAGAATTATATGGGAGGAGGTATCATGA
- the purB gene encoding adenylosuccinate lyase: MIERYTRKEMGDIWSMENKFRKWLEVEIAVCEAWAELGKIPQDALKEIKEKADFDLKRIDEIEATVKHDVIAFLTAVAEKVGPVSRYIHMGLTSSDVVDTALALQMREAANLIMEDLKKIKELFRQKAFQYKDTICMGRSHGVHAEPTSFGLRFALWYEEAGRNIERLASAIERISVGKISGAVGTFSNIPPEIEEIALKKLGLKPEPVATQVVQRDRHAEFLSVLALIAAMVEKVAVEIRHLQRTEVLEAEEPFTEGQKGSSAMPHKRNPVGCENLSGLARLVRSNAFASFENIALWHDRDISHSSVERVIIPDNCILVDYMLNRLYGIIKDLRVYPERMLKNIELSYGLYNSQRVLLALVEKGLTREEAYKIVQSNAMQSWKEGKPFMELLLKDETVRKYLNEDEIKSIFDLNYYTRNIDHIYRRVFE; encoded by the coding sequence ATGATAGAAAGATATACAAGAAAAGAGATGGGTGATATATGGAGCATGGAAAACAAATTCAGAAAGTGGCTTGAGGTGGAGATTGCTGTCTGTGAAGCGTGGGCAGAGCTCGGAAAAATCCCACAGGACGCATTAAAGGAAATAAAAGAAAAAGCAGACTTTGACCTGAAAAGAATTGATGAAATTGAAGCCACTGTTAAGCACGATGTAATAGCCTTTTTAACTGCTGTGGCTGAGAAGGTTGGACCTGTATCCCGTTATATTCACATGGGGCTTACATCTTCTGATGTGGTTGATACAGCTCTGGCTTTACAGATGAGAGAAGCTGCTAACCTAATTATGGAAGATTTGAAGAAAATAAAGGAATTATTCAGACAAAAGGCTTTTCAGTACAAAGATACAATATGTATGGGTCGCAGTCATGGAGTACATGCTGAGCCAACTTCATTCGGATTGAGATTTGCCCTCTGGTATGAAGAGGCAGGAAGGAACATTGAAAGGCTTGCATCTGCAATTGAAAGAATCTCTGTTGGAAAAATCTCAGGTGCTGTTGGAACATTTTCAAATATACCACCTGAGATTGAAGAGATTGCTCTCAAAAAACTTGGACTTAAGCCTGAACCTGTGGCAACTCAGGTTGTACAACGTGACAGACATGCTGAATTCTTAAGTGTTCTTGCATTGATTGCTGCAATGGTTGAAAAAGTTGCAGTTGAGATAAGGCATCTTCAAAGAACAGAAGTTCTTGAAGCTGAAGAACCTTTTACAGAGGGACAGAAAGGTTCATCTGCCATGCCCCATAAAAGAAATCCTGTAGGATGCGAAAACCTGAGCGGACTTGCAAGACTTGTACGCAGCAATGCCTTTGCATCCTTTGAAAACATCGCCCTCTGGCATGACAGAGACATATCCCATTCATCAGTAGAAAGAGTAATAATTCCTGACAACTGCATTTTAGTTGATTATATGCTTAACAGGCTTTATGGGATAATAAAGGATTTAAGAGTTTATCCTGAAAGAATGCTTAAAAACATTGAACTTAGCTATGGACTTTATAATTCTCAAAGAGTGCTTCTTGCCCTCGTTGAAAAGGGACTTACCCGAGAGGAAGCATATAAAATAGTTCAATCAAATGCAATGCAGAGCTGGAAAGAGGGAAAGCCTTTTATGGAACTTTTGCTTAAAGATGAAACTGTCAGGAAATATTTGAATGAAGATGAAATAAAGAGTATTTTTGATTTAAACTATTACACAAGAAACATAGACCACATTTACAGAAGAGTTTTTGAATAA
- the fusA gene encoding elongation factor G → MSRDITKIRNIAIVAHAGAGNTKLAEQILFKTGQIDRVTTGETTGKVIDYEPEELARNMTLSCKVAYCDYKDYRINIIDTPGFVNFLEDTKNALRVVDGAVVIVSAISGVKAETERIWKYCDDYDLPRVVFVNKLDKENASFDRAVAEIEKVFGQEAIPLTLPIGEGPGLEGIVDLISLKAYIQDGKSVKEVEIPSDLMGKVEEYRKKFVEKIAELDDSLLEKYLEGGELTEEELRKGLHDASLARRFIPVLAGSALLGVGVEALLDSIILTLPDPKERANIYPIKGINPKDGTEVTRKPSEEEPLAAYVFKTSVDPFAGKISYIRVFSGVLKADSTVLNPNTGTKERIGQIYYVLGKNHTPCQKAGPGEIVATVKLKDTITGHTLCDENNPIQLPEVRFSEPIISYAIAPKTRGDEEKVSAGLHKLLEEDPTLKFSRDEESKDMILSGMGQVHIEVALEKLKRKFGVEVNLMAPKVPYRETIKGTAKAQGKYKKQSGGRGQYGDCWIQIEPLPRGGGYEFVDKIVGGVIPQQYRPAVEKGIIETMKEGILAYYPIIDIKVTLYDGSYHPVDSSEMAFKIAGALALKKAFMEAKPVLLEPIMKAEIIVPEETLGTIIGDLNSRRGKVQGVEPQAGGNQKIIALVPMAEMLTYANQLHSMTSGRGIYSMEFSHYEEVPSHIAQKIIEQRQKERQAKAEE, encoded by the coding sequence ATGAGTAGAGACATCACCAAGATTAGAAACATTGCAATTGTCGCTCATGCAGGTGCAGGCAACACAAAGCTTGCAGAGCAAATACTTTTTAAAACAGGGCAAATTGACAGAGTAACTACAGGAGAGACCACAGGCAAAGTAATTGATTATGAACCTGAAGAACTTGCCAGAAACATGACTCTCAGTTGCAAAGTAGCTTACTGCGATTATAAGGATTACAGAATTAACATTATAGATACACCGGGCTTTGTTAACTTTCTTGAAGATACAAAGAATGCTTTAAGAGTTGTTGATGGAGCAGTGGTAATTGTAAGTGCCATCTCTGGTGTTAAGGCTGAAACAGAAAGAATCTGGAAATACTGCGATGACTATGACCTTCCAAGAGTTGTCTTTGTAAACAAGCTTGACAAAGAAAATGCCTCTTTTGATAGAGCTGTTGCTGAGATTGAAAAAGTTTTCGGACAGGAAGCCATTCCTCTTACTTTGCCCATAGGAGAAGGTCCGGGACTTGAGGGAATTGTGGATTTAATTTCTCTAAAAGCATATATTCAGGATGGAAAATCAGTAAAAGAAGTTGAAATTCCCTCTGATTTAATGGGTAAAGTTGAAGAATACAGAAAAAAATTCGTCGAAAAGATTGCAGAGCTTGATGATAGCCTTCTTGAAAAATATCTGGAAGGAGGAGAGCTTACTGAAGAAGAGTTAAGAAAGGGGTTACATGATGCTTCTTTAGCAAGAAGATTCATACCTGTGCTCGCAGGTTCAGCACTCCTGGGAGTTGGTGTGGAAGCTCTGCTTGATAGCATTATTTTAACCCTGCCAGATCCAAAGGAAAGAGCAAATATTTATCCAATCAAGGGAATTAATCCTAAAGATGGAACTGAAGTTACAAGAAAACCCTCTGAAGAGGAGCCACTTGCTGCCTATGTTTTTAAAACATCAGTAGACCCATTTGCAGGGAAAATATCATATATAAGAGTTTTTTCAGGTGTTCTCAAAGCTGATTCCACTGTGCTCAATCCAAACACAGGGACAAAAGAAAGAATTGGACAGATTTATTATGTGCTTGGTAAAAACCACACACCCTGCCAGAAAGCAGGACCTGGAGAGATTGTGGCAACAGTAAAACTTAAGGATACCATTACAGGACATACACTGTGTGACGAAAATAATCCTATACAACTTCCAGAGGTAAGATTCTCTGAGCCAATCATTTCCTATGCAATAGCACCAAAAACAAGGGGAGACGAAGAAAAGGTTAGTGCAGGACTTCATAAACTACTTGAGGAAGACCCTACTCTTAAATTCTCAAGGGATGAAGAGTCAAAAGATATGATTTTAAGTGGAATGGGTCAGGTTCACATAGAGGTTGCCCTTGAAAAACTAAAGAGAAAATTCGGAGTTGAAGTAAATCTCATGGCACCAAAAGTTCCATACAGAGAGACTATAAAGGGAACTGCGAAAGCTCAAGGTAAGTATAAAAAGCAATCAGGTGGAAGAGGTCAGTATGGTGACTGCTGGATACAGATTGAGCCACTTCCAAGAGGTGGTGGATATGAATTTGTTGACAAAATAGTTGGTGGAGTAATACCTCAACAGTATCGTCCTGCTGTTGAAAAAGGAATTATTGAGACGATGAAAGAAGGAATTTTAGCATACTATCCCATAATTGACATAAAGGTAACACTCTATGATGGCTCCTATCATCCGGTAGATTCCTCTGAAATGGCATTCAAAATTGCTGGAGCTCTTGCTTTAAAGAAAGCTTTCATGGAGGCAAAACCAGTGCTACTTGAGCCAATTATGAAAGCTGAGATAATTGTTCCTGAGGAAACTCTTGGAACAATCATTGGAGACCTCAACTCCAGAAGAGGAAAAGTTCAGGGTGTGGAGCCTCAGGCAGGAGGAAATCAGAAAATTATTGCCCTTGTGCCAATGGCAGAGATGCTTACATATGCCAACCAGCTACACAGCATGACATCAGGAAGGGGAATTTATTCTATGGAGTTTTCCCATTATGAGGAGGTTCCATCTCATATAGCACAGAAAATAATTGAACAAAGACAGAAAGAGCGTCAGGCAAAGGCAGAGGAGTAA